The Yersinia intermedia genome window below encodes:
- a CDS encoding alpha-glucoside-specific PTS transporter subunit IIBC — protein MLSQIQRFGGAMFTPVLLFPFAGIVVGIAIMLSNPMFVGEALTAPDNLFAQIVHIIEEGGWTVFRNMPLIFAVGLPIGLAKQAQGRACLAVLVSFMTWNYFINAMGMTWGHYFGVDFSVDPVAGTGLTMIAGIKTLDTSIIGAIVISGLVTAIHNRYFDKPLPVFLGIFQGSSFVVIVAFFAMIPCAWLTLFGWPKVQMGIESLQEFLRSAGSLGVWVYTFLERILIPTGLHHFIYGPFIFGPAVVESGIQVYWAQHLQEFSQSTLPLKTLFPEGGFALHGNSKIFGCLGIALALYATAAPENRVKVAGLLIPATLTAMLVGITEPLEFTFLFISPVLFVVHAFLAATMATVMYMCGVVGNMGGGLLDQFLPQNWIPMFHNHASMMFTQIGIGLIFTGLYFVVFRLLILRFNLKTPGREEAEIKLYSKADYQASRKQTTASVTKETKQSQAVGFLEALGGANNILSVNNCATRLRITLVDMSLTQSDDIFKALGAHGVVRRGNGIQVIVGLNVPQVRDQIENLMKDSSSSELKSMTEAVS, from the coding sequence ATGCTCAGTCAAATACAACGTTTTGGTGGTGCAATGTTTACCCCAGTCCTGCTATTCCCGTTTGCCGGGATTGTGGTCGGTATCGCCATTATGCTAAGTAACCCGATGTTTGTCGGCGAAGCGCTCACTGCACCCGATAACTTATTTGCGCAAATCGTCCATATTATTGAAGAAGGTGGCTGGACGGTATTTCGTAATATGCCACTGATTTTCGCTGTGGGTTTACCTATTGGTCTGGCAAAACAGGCTCAGGGCCGCGCCTGTCTGGCCGTGCTAGTCAGTTTCATGACCTGGAACTACTTCATTAACGCAATGGGAATGACCTGGGGTCACTACTTTGGCGTTGATTTTAGCGTCGACCCAGTGGCGGGAACTGGGCTCACTATGATTGCCGGCATCAAAACTCTCGATACCAGTATTATCGGTGCGATTGTGATTTCGGGATTGGTCACCGCTATCCACAACCGCTATTTTGATAAGCCACTTCCCGTTTTCCTCGGTATTTTCCAGGGTAGCTCATTCGTCGTCATTGTAGCCTTCTTCGCCATGATCCCTTGTGCGTGGCTTACCCTGTTCGGCTGGCCAAAAGTACAGATGGGGATTGAATCACTGCAGGAGTTCCTACGCAGCGCGGGTTCACTCGGCGTGTGGGTTTACACCTTCCTTGAGCGCATCCTGATCCCGACGGGGCTACATCACTTCATCTATGGCCCATTTATCTTTGGCCCGGCAGTAGTGGAAAGCGGCATTCAGGTTTACTGGGCGCAGCATTTGCAGGAGTTCAGTCAAAGCACGCTGCCGCTAAAAACGCTATTCCCAGAAGGTGGCTTTGCGCTGCACGGTAACTCGAAGATATTTGGCTGCCTGGGGATTGCGCTGGCCCTCTACGCCACCGCTGCACCTGAAAATCGAGTGAAGGTGGCAGGTTTGCTGATCCCTGCCACGTTGACGGCGATGCTGGTCGGCATTACCGAACCACTGGAATTTACCTTCCTGTTTATCTCGCCGGTGCTGTTTGTCGTCCACGCATTTCTGGCCGCAACCATGGCGACGGTAATGTATATGTGCGGCGTGGTGGGCAATATGGGCGGCGGCCTGCTTGACCAGTTCCTGCCACAAAACTGGATCCCGATGTTCCACAACCATGCGTCAATGATGTTCACCCAGATTGGCATCGGCCTCATCTTCACCGGTCTCTACTTCGTGGTGTTCCGCTTGCTGATCCTGCGCTTCAACCTGAAAACACCGGGCCGGGAAGAGGCCGAAATCAAGCTCTATAGCAAAGCGGATTATCAAGCATCCCGCAAGCAAACTACGGCATCGGTAACTAAAGAAACCAAACAAAGCCAGGCTGTCGGCTTTCTCGAAGCACTTGGCGGAGCAAACAACATCCTGAGCGTTAACAACTGTGCGACCCGCCTGCGTATTACCCTGGTGGATATGTCGCTGACGCAAAGCGATGACATTTTTAAAGCGCTGGGTGCCCACGGTGTGGTGCGACGCGGCAACGGTATACAGGTGATTGTGGGGCTGAATGTCCCGCAGGTCCGCGACCAGATCGAAAACCTGATGAAAGACTCTTCTTCGAGCGAACTTAAATCCATGACGGAGGCAGTATCATGA